A window of Sphingobacterium sp. SRCM116780 contains these coding sequences:
- the icd gene encoding NADP-dependent isocitrate dehydrogenase → MANKITKSAHGSLQVPDQPIIPFIIGDGIGPDIWNASVRVFDRAVEKVYVGKRKIEWREVLAGEKAFNETGDWLPEETLTILKEYLVGIKGPLTTPIGGGIRSLNVALRKELDLFVCQRPTIWYEGVPSPVKHPEYVNMVIFRENTEDIYAGIEFAAGTEDATKIQDFLKQNLHVDYNFSNDTGVGIKLVSEKGSKRLIRTAIEHAITHKLPSVTLVHKGNIMKFTEGAFKNWGYELAEAEFANQTYTWGQWERTKEEKGEEAANQEQKQALAAGRILIKDVIADNFLQQILLNPRDYSVIATLNLNGDYISDALAAIVGGIGIAPGANINYNTGHAVFEATHGTAPRFANTNTMNPSSVILSGVMMFEYMGWQEAADAIVKALGDTIKAKTVTVDFYNLMEEATLVKTSEFADRIIEKL, encoded by the coding sequence ATGGCGAATAAAATAACAAAATCAGCTCATGGATCGTTACAAGTTCCAGACCAACCCATTATTCCGTTTATTATAGGGGATGGTATCGGACCAGATATCTGGAATGCATCTGTTCGGGTATTTGATCGAGCGGTAGAAAAGGTTTACGTGGGTAAAAGGAAAATTGAATGGAGAGAAGTTTTAGCTGGAGAAAAGGCATTTAATGAGACCGGAGACTGGCTACCCGAAGAAACACTAACCATATTGAAAGAATATTTAGTGGGTATAAAGGGGCCTTTGACGACTCCAATTGGGGGTGGTATTCGTTCCTTAAATGTTGCTTTACGTAAAGAGCTGGATTTGTTTGTCTGTCAACGTCCTACTATATGGTACGAAGGTGTTCCTTCTCCTGTTAAGCACCCGGAATATGTCAATATGGTCATTTTTAGAGAAAATACAGAAGATATTTATGCTGGGATAGAATTTGCTGCAGGAACGGAGGACGCGACGAAGATTCAAGACTTTTTAAAGCAAAATCTTCACGTGGATTATAACTTTTCAAATGATACGGGTGTTGGGATCAAACTTGTTTCAGAAAAAGGTTCTAAACGACTGATTAGAACGGCTATTGAACATGCAATAACACATAAATTACCCTCTGTAACTTTGGTTCACAAGGGTAATATCATGAAGTTCACAGAAGGTGCTTTTAAGAATTGGGGATATGAACTTGCAGAAGCAGAATTTGCAAATCAGACCTATACTTGGGGACAATGGGAACGGACAAAAGAAGAAAAAGGAGAAGAGGCTGCCAATCAGGAACAGAAACAAGCTTTGGCCGCTGGTCGGATCTTGATCAAAGATGTAATCGCTGATAATTTCTTACAACAGATTTTGTTAAACCCTCGTGATTATTCCGTTATTGCTACACTTAATTTAAATGGTGATTATATTTCGGATGCTTTAGCTGCAATAGTGGGTGGTATAGGGATTGCTCCTGGTGCGAATATTAATTACAATACAGGTCATGCTGTGTTTGAAGCAACGCATGGAACAGCTCCTCGTTTTGCGAATACAAATACGATGAATCCTTCATCTGTTATTTTGAGTGGTGTGATGATGTTCGAATATATGGGTTGGCAAGAAGCAGCTGATGCGATTGTGAAAGCATTAGGGGATACCATAAAGGCGAAAACAGTTACAGTTGATTTTTATAATTTAATGGAAGAAGCAACCCTTGTGAAGACAAGTGAATTTGCCGATCGTATCATTGAAAAGTTGTAA
- a CDS encoding cation:proton antiporter codes for MNRNVLDHLSHAFEAPLKSPVLIFALVLVIILLSPILLRSIKVPGIIGLIISGVIIGPHGLNWLEKNSAVDLFSTIGLLYIMFIAGLELDMNEFKKTKHKSFLFGFFTFIIPIAIGFPVCYYFLNYGILASILISSMFATHTLVSYPIVNSYGISKNEAVAITIGGTILTDTAVLIILAVITGAAQGNIGQEFWVTLGISFAIFLFIMFGIIPRIAKWFFEKIESEKTSHYIFILAIVFFAAFLSEIAGLEPIIGAFVAGLALNKLIPHSSALMNRIEFIGNAIFIPFFLISVGMIVDVSVLLHGPEALIVAATLTVVAIIGKWSAARVTQFVFKYTKGQRNVIFGLSSSHAAATLAVIMVGHKNGIIDESVLNGTILLILVTCIVATIVTEGASKKIVLDGDQDDSHINIVKEHDEHILIPLANMENMQSILDFATMMKSKKSHHPINIVSVVKDNEQAEKNMATARKNLDNIVKYASGSETEVNIATTIDFNIASGISRSARDIMADCIILGWPSATNFVDKIVGEKTESILNRTSANVMMCQFKKPFISHKKIIVFAPPLAESEFGFEYWVEKVLKLGQELTILVTFVCDGRTELATKEYLAEIKNSVPVDFRIYDNWDNIQGLIHFREDNALLFYVSSRYGEVSYRSSLDGLAKKLEKIHQHENVVLVFPSRIDNQHIDEYEDVQAAPIFRKISKEIGNMFNKEK; via the coding sequence ATGAATAGAAACGTATTAGATCACTTATCGCATGCTTTCGAAGCTCCTTTAAAAAGTCCAGTACTTATTTTCGCGCTTGTACTTGTTATCATCTTATTATCGCCAATTTTATTGCGATCGATAAAGGTTCCAGGAATTATAGGTTTGATTATTTCTGGTGTTATTATCGGCCCACATGGTTTAAATTGGTTAGAAAAAAACTCAGCAGTAGATTTATTTTCAACAATAGGCTTGCTTTATATCATGTTCATTGCTGGTTTGGAGCTGGATATGAATGAGTTTAAAAAAACGAAACATAAAAGCTTCCTTTTTGGCTTTTTTACTTTTATCATCCCCATAGCCATTGGCTTTCCTGTCTGTTATTATTTTTTAAATTATGGCATATTAGCGAGTATATTGATTTCAAGTATGTTTGCTACCCATACATTGGTGTCTTACCCAATTGTGAATAGTTATGGTATTTCTAAAAATGAAGCTGTTGCCATTACTATTGGAGGGACAATCCTGACCGATACAGCTGTTCTGATTATTCTTGCTGTGATTACTGGTGCTGCTCAGGGTAATATCGGACAAGAGTTTTGGGTGACATTGGGTATATCTTTTGCGATCTTTCTCTTTATTATGTTTGGTATTATTCCTCGAATTGCCAAATGGTTTTTTGAAAAAATTGAAAGTGAAAAGACTTCTCACTACATTTTCATTTTAGCGATTGTTTTTTTTGCAGCTTTTTTATCTGAAATAGCAGGTTTAGAACCTATAATAGGTGCATTCGTGGCAGGTTTGGCCTTAAATAAGCTTATCCCTCATTCTTCGGCTTTAATGAATCGAATTGAATTTATTGGGAATGCCATTTTTATCCCATTCTTCTTGATCAGTGTAGGGATGATTGTTGATGTTAGTGTACTTTTACATGGTCCTGAAGCTTTAATTGTTGCAGCTACGTTAACCGTAGTGGCTATAATTGGAAAATGGAGTGCTGCTCGAGTGACACAATTTGTTTTTAAGTATACTAAAGGTCAACGTAATGTTATTTTTGGACTCAGTAGCTCACATGCAGCGGCGACGTTGGCAGTTATCATGGTTGGTCATAAAAATGGCATTATCGATGAAAGTGTATTGAACGGAACGATCTTATTGATTTTAGTAACTTGTATCGTCGCGACGATTGTGACAGAAGGAGCTTCTAAAAAAATCGTTTTGGATGGAGATCAAGATGATTCCCATATTAATATTGTGAAAGAGCATGATGAACATATTTTGATCCCGTTGGCTAACATGGAAAACATGCAGTCTATTTTAGACTTTGCAACGATGATGAAGAGTAAAAAATCGCATCATCCTATTAATATTGTATCCGTTGTAAAGGATAACGAACAAGCGGAAAAGAACATGGCAACTGCTCGTAAAAACTTGGATAATATCGTGAAGTATGCCTCAGGGAGTGAAACGGAAGTAAATATAGCAACGACTATCGATTTTAATATTGCTAGTGGAATTAGCCGCAGTGCCAGAGATATAATGGCAGATTGTATTATTTTAGGCTGGCCAAGTGCAACGAATTTTGTTGATAAAATAGTTGGGGAAAAGACAGAGAGTATTTTAAATCGTACTTCTGCCAACGTGATGATGTGTCAATTTAAAAAACCATTTATTTCGCATAAAAAAATTATTGTTTTTGCCCCACCTTTGGCAGAATCAGAATTTGGTTTTGAATACTGGGTAGAAAAAGTGCTTAAATTAGGACAAGAGCTTACTATTTTAGTCACTTTTGTTTGTGATGGAAGAACTGAATTAGCAACAAAAGAATACCTAGCTGAAATAAAAAATTCAGTTCCAGTAGATTTTAGAATTTATGACAATTGGGATAATATACAAGGTTTAATTCATTTTAGAGAAGATAATGCCTTATTATTTTATGTTTCTTCGCGATACGGAGAAGTATCTTATCGGAGTTCTTTAGATGGTTTGGCAAAGAAATTGGAAAAGATTCATCAGCATGAAAATGTGGTTTTGGTATTTCCGAGTCGTATCGATAATCAACATATCGATGAATATGAGGATGTACAGGCTGCACCAATTTTTAGAAAAATAAGTAAGGAAATTGGCAATATGTTTAATAAGGAAAAATAG
- a CDS encoding ABC transporter permease, with amino-acid sequence MNFPYFLAKRITFLGKRTFSKLIVRITVGAIALAIAAIILSVAVLRGFKSEITGKQRGFFGDVMVLRYDLNNAYENSPISLDTTQLNKLKKQSNVASIYSFATKAGIINVNDEVEGVLLKGLDSCYDQSYLKTILVAGDTINFKADQGSGEQILVSKYLANRLMLKVGDDFIMYFVQQPIRKRKFEIKGIYNSGSEELDKIYVIGSLNLIRRLNNLDSTAVGGYEVRIHDFTQLNQTTSQIEDELPVDMQAVSIRDQVPDIFQWLDLLDMNTKVIFVLVTLVAIINMVSALLITILERTSMIGILKALGFHNNGVRRVFMYNALYLIGLGVIIGNLLGLSLYFFQYHAHFFKLDEQTYYISYVAVKLLWTDVILINISLMLIGMLALFIPSLLITKISPIKAISFK; translated from the coding sequence TTGAATTTTCCATACTTTTTAGCCAAGAGAATCACATTTTTAGGAAAAAGAACTTTTTCTAAATTGATTGTACGCATTACTGTTGGGGCAATTGCTTTAGCTATTGCGGCAATCATTCTTTCTGTTGCTGTATTAAGAGGATTTAAGTCAGAGATCACTGGAAAACAGCGTGGTTTTTTTGGAGATGTCATGGTCTTGCGTTATGATTTGAATAATGCATATGAAAATTCTCCGATCAGTTTGGATACAACCCAGTTAAACAAATTGAAAAAACAATCTAATGTTGCTTCAATTTATTCCTTTGCTACAAAAGCTGGAATTATTAACGTAAATGATGAAGTAGAAGGGGTGTTGCTAAAGGGATTAGACTCTTGTTACGATCAATCGTATTTAAAGACAATATTGGTGGCAGGTGATACCATTAATTTTAAAGCAGATCAGGGGTCAGGAGAACAGATTTTGGTCTCAAAATATCTTGCCAATAGATTAATGTTGAAAGTCGGTGATGACTTCATCATGTATTTTGTTCAACAACCAATCCGAAAAAGAAAATTTGAAATTAAGGGAATCTATAATTCTGGTTCAGAAGAACTCGATAAAATATATGTTATCGGTTCTTTAAATCTGATCAGAAGACTTAATAATTTGGATAGCACAGCGGTTGGAGGTTATGAAGTGCGCATTCACGATTTTACACAATTGAATCAGACGACTAGTCAAATTGAAGATGAACTTCCTGTGGATATGCAGGCGGTCAGTATTCGAGATCAAGTACCTGATATATTTCAGTGGTTGGATCTATTGGATATGAATACGAAGGTTATTTTCGTGTTAGTAACACTTGTTGCCATCATTAATATGGTTTCAGCTTTACTCATTACGATTCTAGAAAGAACTTCGATGATTGGGATTCTGAAAGCATTGGGTTTTCATAATAACGGAGTCAGAAGAGTGTTTATGTATAATGCCTTGTACTTAATTGGTTTAGGTGTTATTATAGGCAATTTACTCGGTCTAAGCCTTTATTTCTTTCAATATCATGCCCATTTCTTCAAACTGGATGAACAGACGTATTATATCTCTTATGTCGCTGTGAAACTTTTGTGGACGGATGTCATTTTGATTAATATATCTTTGATGTTGATTGGTATGTTAGCCTTGTTTATTCCTTCTTTATTGATTACCAAAATCAGCCCAATTAAAGCGATTTCTTTCAAATAA
- the fmt gene encoding methionyl-tRNA formyltransferase, whose product MRIIFMGTPDFAVASLDALIQSGENVVAVVTAPDKPAGRGQKLHQSAVKVYAEAHHIPVLQPIKLKDPAFLEELKSYQADLQIVVAFRMLPELVWSMPIHGTINVHASLLPQYRGAAPINHAVINGEKVTGVSTFLLQHEIDTGNILLSDQVTIEEEDTAGILHDKLMVAGAQLLLKTIEGLKNNNLSPTPQSTLIPESELKHAPKIFKENCQIDWNQDIDRIYNLIRGLSPYPAAFTSLNNKTVKLYTVTKEYTAPDIATGDYKTDEKTYLKFAGNNGYIHVSSLQIEGKKKMQIVEFLRGYRF is encoded by the coding sequence ATGCGTATAATTTTCATGGGAACCCCAGACTTTGCCGTAGCTTCTTTAGATGCTCTTATTCAATCGGGAGAAAATGTTGTTGCTGTAGTCACTGCTCCGGACAAGCCAGCTGGTCGTGGTCAGAAACTTCATCAATCTGCAGTAAAAGTATATGCAGAAGCGCATCATATTCCTGTATTACAGCCCATAAAATTAAAAGACCCTGCTTTTTTGGAAGAACTAAAATCTTATCAAGCTGATTTACAAATTGTCGTTGCGTTTCGAATGTTACCCGAATTAGTTTGGAGCATGCCTATTCATGGAACAATCAATGTACATGCATCCCTACTCCCACAGTATAGAGGAGCAGCACCGATCAATCATGCCGTTATCAATGGCGAAAAGGTAACTGGTGTTTCTACTTTTCTTTTGCAACACGAAATTGACACTGGGAATATCCTATTATCTGATCAAGTAACCATTGAAGAGGAGGACACCGCCGGAATATTACATGATAAATTAATGGTGGCTGGCGCTCAACTTTTACTCAAGACTATTGAAGGATTAAAAAACAACAATCTGAGTCCAACCCCACAAAGCACGTTGATTCCAGAAAGTGAGCTAAAACATGCGCCTAAAATATTTAAAGAAAACTGTCAAATAGATTGGAACCAAGACATTGATCGTATTTACAATCTTATTCGTGGTCTAAGCCCTTACCCAGCAGCATTTACAAGCTTAAACAATAAAACGGTGAAATTATATACGGTGACAAAAGAATACACAGCTCCGGATATAGCAACTGGAGATTATAAAACAGATGAGAAGACTTATCTTAAATTCGCTGGAAACAATGGGTATATCCATGTTTCATCATTACAAATAGAAGGCAAGAAAAAAATGCAAATCGTTGAATTTTTAAGAGGTTACAGATTTTAA
- a CDS encoding helix-turn-helix domain-containing protein — protein MPITIHLDKVMRDRKMSLNDLSAKVGITLSNLSIIKNQKAKALRLDTLASICKALQCQPSDLMEYIED, from the coding sequence ATGCCAATTACTATTCACTTGGACAAAGTTATGAGAGATCGTAAAATGTCATTGAACGATTTAAGTGCTAAGGTAGGTATTACGTTGTCAAACCTTTCAATTATAAAAAATCAAAAAGCCAAAGCATTACGATTAGATACTTTGGCTTCTATTTGTAAGGCTTTACAATGTCAGCCTTCAGATTTAATGGAATATATAGAGGATTAA
- a CDS encoding RNA polymerase sigma factor RpoD/SigA: MRQLKITQSITNRESQSLDKYLHEIGKVDLITAEEEVELAQRIREGDQVALEKLTKTNLRFVVSVAKQYQNQGLTLGDLINEGNLGLIKAAKRFDETKGFKFISYAVWWIRQSILQAIAEQSRIVRLPLNQVGSLSKISKAFSKLEQEYEREPSPEELAEILETTVDKVSDTLSNSGRHVSMDAPFVQGEENTLLDVLENHDPETDSSLIDESLSEEIKRSLATLTEREREIIVLFFGLGSNHQLSLEEIGEKFSLTRERVRQIKDKALQRLRHTSRSKILKSYLG, encoded by the coding sequence ATGAGACAGCTCAAAATCACACAATCGATTACCAACCGTGAGTCACAGTCACTAGACAAATACTTACACGAAATTGGTAAAGTAGACTTAATCACAGCAGAAGAAGAAGTTGAATTAGCTCAACGTATCCGTGAAGGCGATCAAGTTGCATTGGAGAAATTAACTAAAACTAACTTACGTTTCGTCGTATCTGTAGCAAAACAATATCAAAATCAAGGATTAACCTTAGGCGATTTAATCAACGAAGGTAACTTGGGCCTCATTAAGGCAGCAAAACGTTTTGATGAGACAAAAGGTTTTAAGTTTATCTCTTATGCGGTATGGTGGATTCGTCAATCTATTCTTCAAGCTATTGCAGAGCAATCTCGTATTGTACGTTTACCTTTGAACCAAGTCGGTTCATTAAGTAAAATTAGTAAAGCTTTCTCTAAATTAGAACAAGAATATGAACGCGAACCTTCACCAGAAGAACTTGCAGAAATTCTTGAAACAACAGTCGATAAAGTATCGGACACATTAAGTAATTCAGGTAGACATGTATCTATGGATGCACCATTCGTGCAAGGGGAAGAAAATACCCTATTAGATGTATTAGAGAATCATGACCCTGAAACAGACAGTTCCCTTATCGATGAATCTTTATCTGAAGAAATCAAACGTTCATTAGCAACCTTAACAGAACGCGAAAGAGAAATAATTGTTTTATTCTTTGGCCTTGGTTCAAATCATCAATTATCATTAGAAGAAATTGGTGAGAAATTCAGCTTAACACGTGAACGTGTTCGTCAGATTAAAGATAAAGCTTTACAACGCTTACGTCATACGTCTCGTAGCAAAATCTTAAAATCTTATTTAGGTTAA